The proteins below are encoded in one region of bacterium:
- a CDS encoding GNAT family N-acetyltransferase has protein sequence MAGATISRCRRRRSSAGRPFVAEIDGDVAGFVQLDDRAAPWSLEHCRVDPRCLRRGVGRALLARVRAAAAAAGETAVAIDADPLADPFYLALGARRVGEIAAPIAGQPGRVWPHLRLTVAARR, from the coding sequence ATCGCTGGTGCGACGATCTCACGGTGTCGGCGGAGGCGATCGTCCGCCGGCCGACCCTTCGTCGCCGAGATCGACGGCGACGTGGCGGGGTTCGTGCAGCTCGACGACCGCGCGGCGCCGTGGTCGCTCGAGCACTGCCGGGTGGATCCGCGCTGCCTGCGCCGCGGCGTCGGACGGGCGCTGCTGGCGCGCGTGCGCGCCGCCGCGGCCGCCGCCGGCGAGACGGCGGTGGCGATCGATGCCGATCCGCTCGCCGATCCGTTCTATCTCGCCCTCGGCGCGCGCCGGGTGGGCGAGATCGCGGCGCCGATCGCCGGCCAGCCCGGGCGCGTGTGGCCGCACCTGCGGCTCACGGTCGCCGCGCGCCGCTGA